In the Pseudomonas orientalis genome, one interval contains:
- a CDS encoding LLM class flavin-dependent oxidoreductase: MSKKKILLNAFNMNCIGHINHGLWTHPRDTSSRYKSLEYWTELAQTLERGLFDGLFIADIVGVYDVYQKSIDVPLKESIQLPVNDPLLLVSAMAAVTRNLGFGLTANLTYEPPYLFARRMSTLDHLSRGRVGWNIVTGYLDSAAKAMGLTEQVEHDRRYDQADEYLQVLYKLWEGSWEDDAVVNDPMARVYAQPGKVHKVEHHGEFYQVEGYHLCEPSPQRTPVLFQAGSSERGLQFAGRHAECVFISGQNKASTRVQVDKVRASAVAAGRNPDDIKVFMGLNVIVGATEELAWAKHAEYLSYASAEAGVAHFSASTAIDFSEYELDEPIQYVKSNAIQSATTALQNNDWTRRKLLEQHALGGRYITLVGSPEQVADELESWISETGLDGFNLTRIVTPESYVDFIDLVVPELQKRGSYKTEYEQGTLREKVFHGTARLPEQHTGSTYRH; this comes from the coding sequence ATGAGCAAGAAAAAGATCCTGCTCAATGCCTTCAACATGAACTGCATCGGGCATATCAACCACGGCTTGTGGACCCATCCACGGGACACGTCCTCCCGGTACAAGAGCCTCGAGTACTGGACCGAACTGGCGCAAACCCTGGAGCGCGGGCTGTTCGACGGCTTGTTTATCGCCGATATCGTCGGCGTGTATGACGTGTACCAGAAATCCATCGACGTGCCGCTCAAGGAATCGATCCAGTTGCCGGTCAACGACCCGCTGCTGCTGGTCTCGGCCATGGCGGCCGTTACCCGCAACCTCGGCTTCGGTCTTACCGCCAACCTGACCTACGAGCCGCCCTATCTGTTCGCCCGGCGCATGTCCACCCTCGACCACCTGAGCCGTGGCCGCGTGGGCTGGAACATCGTCACCGGCTACCTCGACAGCGCCGCCAAGGCCATGGGCCTGACCGAGCAAGTCGAGCATGACCGCCGCTACGACCAGGCCGATGAATACCTGCAGGTGCTGTACAAACTCTGGGAAGGCAGCTGGGAGGATGACGCGGTGGTCAACGATCCCATGGCACGGGTGTATGCGCAGCCGGGCAAGGTGCACAAGGTCGAGCATCACGGCGAGTTCTACCAGGTGGAGGGTTATCACCTGTGCGAGCCCTCGCCGCAGCGCACGCCGGTGCTGTTCCAGGCCGGCAGTTCGGAGCGAGGCCTGCAGTTTGCCGGGCGTCATGCCGAGTGCGTGTTCATCAGCGGGCAGAACAAGGCCTCGACCAGAGTCCAGGTGGACAAGGTGCGCGCCAGCGCGGTGGCGGCCGGGCGCAATCCGGATGACATCAAGGTGTTCATGGGCCTCAACGTGATCGTCGGCGCGACCGAAGAACTCGCCTGGGCCAAGCACGCCGAGTACCTGAGCTATGCCAGCGCGGAAGCCGGAGTGGCGCACTTTTCGGCGTCCACGGCGATCGATTTTTCCGAGTACGAACTCGATGAACCCATCCAATACGTGAAAAGTAATGCGATCCAGTCGGCCACCACGGCCCTGCAGAACAACGACTGGACCCGGCGCAAATTGCTCGAGCAGCACGCCCTCGGCGGGCGCTATATCACGCTGGTGGGCTCGCCTGAGCAGGTCGCGGATGAACTGGAATCGTGGATCAGCGAGACCGGGCTGGATGGCTTCAACCTCACCCGCATTGTGACGCCGGAAAGCTATGTGGATTTCATCGATCTTGTAGTGCCGGAGCTGCAAAAGCGCGGGTCGTACAAAACCGAATATGAGCAGGGCACGCTGCGCGAAAAAGTCTTCCACGGCACTGCTCGCTTACCCGAACAACACACCGGCTCTACCTACCGCCACTAA